A DNA window from Paramormyrops kingsleyae isolate MSU_618 chromosome 10, PKINGS_0.4, whole genome shotgun sequence contains the following coding sequences:
- the sting1 gene encoding stimulator of interferon genes protein isoform X1, giving the protein MSFICVAGISAAVLLAALLYFGEDSVYKQATMLGFGLSLGATLTQLCLFAEEWLHHSASRYNGSLSKMCKVFFNYAPLSALLFFALTAGCAQFEACQWISMAMASMFFVLLKLCDVLSPTQIEVTHICENQKKNVAHGLAWSFYVGYLKLVLPKLQTSIESYRCQQKNNILVHRDSWKIYILVPVSAYIPDQLEDMDQRITFYDNLNETTMDRAGVRSRVYKHSMYAVYDSQKRPHYCLVEYATPLQTLFQMSHDSSAGFGVEDRYQQVLVFHQTLKNILEDSTECRNRYQLILLDDGCDQAAKKDPHFLSKEILKHLQQPDNDVENLSRIPTLMISDDGDMPRTLMNPTENTYLCSEQ; this is encoded by the exons ATGTCCTTCATCTGTGTAGCTGGAATTAGTGCAGCAGTGCTTCTGGCTGCTTTGCTATACTTTGGAGAGGACAGTGTCTACAAACAGGCCACTATGTTAGGCTTCGGCCTGTCCCTGGGGGCTACACTCACTCAGCTGTGTCTTTTTGCAGAAGAGTGGCTTCATCATTCAGCTTCAAG GTACAACGGCAGCCTTTCCAAAATGTGCAAAGTCTTCTTCAACTATGCCCCCTTGAGTGCCCTGCTGTTTTTCGCATTGACAGCTGGATGTGCCCAGTTTGAAGCGTGTCAGTGGATCAGTATGGCGATGGCCTCCATGTTTTTCGTCCTGCTTAAATTATGTGACGTACTG AGCCCCACGCAGATAGAGGTCACCCACATCTGTGAGAACCAGAAGAAGAACGTGGCGCACGGACTTGCCTGGTCCTTCTACGTGGGGTACCTCAAACTGGTACTTCCAA AACTACAGACTTCCATTGAGAGCTACCGCTGTCAACAAAAGAACAATATTCTGGTGCACAGAGATTCCTGGAAAATCTATATCTTGGTGCCAGTGAGTGCGTACATTCCTGACCAACTGGAAGATATGGATCAGCGCATCACGTTTTACGACAATTTGAATGAAACAACCATGGACAGGGCTGGGGTCAGAAGCAGGGTTTATAAGCACAGCATGTATGCTGTGTATGACAGCCAGAAACGG CCTCACTACTGCCTGGTTGAGTACGCCACTCCACTGCAGACCCTATTTCAGATGTCCCATGACAGCAGTGCAGGATTTGGGGTGGAAGACAGGTATCAACAAGTACTTGTATTCCACCAAACCCTGAAGAACATCTTGGAGGATTCCACTGAATGTCGGAACCGTTACCAGCTCATTCTACTAGATG ATGGGTGTGACCAGGCCGCCAAGAAGGATCCGCACTTTTTGTCCAAGGAGATATTAAAGCATTTACAGCAGCCAGACAACGATGTTGAAAATTTGTCCAGAATTCCAACTCTCATGATTAGCGATGACGGTGACATGCCGAGGACTCTTATGAATCCCACTGAGAACACTTACCTATGTTCAgaacaatga
- the sting1 gene encoding stimulator of interferon genes protein isoform X2: MAMASMFFVLLKLCDVLSPTQIEVTHICENQKKNVAHGLAWSFYVGYLKLVLPKLQTSIESYRCQQKNNILVHRDSWKIYILVPVSAYIPDQLEDMDQRITFYDNLNETTMDRAGVRSRVYKHSMYAVYDSQKRPHYCLVEYATPLQTLFQMSHDSSAGFGVEDRYQQVLVFHQTLKNILEDSTECRNRYQLILLDDGCDQAAKKDPHFLSKEILKHLQQPDNDVENLSRIPTLMISDDGDMPRTLMNPTENTYLCSEQ, encoded by the exons ATGGCGATGGCCTCCATGTTTTTCGTCCTGCTTAAATTATGTGACGTACTG AGCCCCACGCAGATAGAGGTCACCCACATCTGTGAGAACCAGAAGAAGAACGTGGCGCACGGACTTGCCTGGTCCTTCTACGTGGGGTACCTCAAACTGGTACTTCCAA AACTACAGACTTCCATTGAGAGCTACCGCTGTCAACAAAAGAACAATATTCTGGTGCACAGAGATTCCTGGAAAATCTATATCTTGGTGCCAGTGAGTGCGTACATTCCTGACCAACTGGAAGATATGGATCAGCGCATCACGTTTTACGACAATTTGAATGAAACAACCATGGACAGGGCTGGGGTCAGAAGCAGGGTTTATAAGCACAGCATGTATGCTGTGTATGACAGCCAGAAACGG CCTCACTACTGCCTGGTTGAGTACGCCACTCCACTGCAGACCCTATTTCAGATGTCCCATGACAGCAGTGCAGGATTTGGGGTGGAAGACAGGTATCAACAAGTACTTGTATTCCACCAAACCCTGAAGAACATCTTGGAGGATTCCACTGAATGTCGGAACCGTTACCAGCTCATTCTACTAGATG ATGGGTGTGACCAGGCCGCCAAGAAGGATCCGCACTTTTTGTCCAAGGAGATATTAAAGCATTTACAGCAGCCAGACAACGATGTTGAAAATTTGTCCAGAATTCCAACTCTCATGATTAGCGATGACGGTGACATGCCGAGGACTCTTATGAATCCCACTGAGAACACTTACCTATGTTCAgaacaatga
- the LOC111852993 gene encoding DNA damage-inducible transcript 4-like protein, which yields MVYTQALVFGNSIPMMSEEDNVAHFMRRFVEQFTSSAKKDTDGRSLKERYENSKNSGMDWLSREPDVEQSEESRQVELTRRIELCLSDAKLSCLHCHQLQLPRQLTAHVARDILRCSADEPCGLRGALIQLYLETKGALQHVGSLTPDRSVTPTFELSVVFKADVEGWPALKQLFATDKALRLCPGYRLVKRKLYSSASPVIRDLI from the exons ATGGTCTATACACAGGCGCTTGTCTTTGGAAACAGTATACCTATGATGTCGGAGGAGGATAATGTAGCTCATTTTATGAGGAGGTTTGTGGAGCAGTTTACGTCCAGTGCGAAAAAAGATACAGACGGACGAAGTCTTAAAGAGCGATACGAAAATAGTAAGAACTCGG GTATGGACTGGCTGAGCAGGGAGCCAGATGTGGAGCAGTCTGAAGAGAGCCGTCAGGTGGAGTTGACCAGGCGCATTGAGCTCTGCCTCTCTGATGCCAAGCTGTCCTGCCTGCACTGCCACCAGCTACAGCTGCCCCGACAGCTCACGGCACACGTCGCCCGTGACATCCTGCGTTGCTCCGCCGACGAGCCATGTGGACTGCGGGGGGCGCTCATTCAGCTGTACCTGGAGACcaagggggcgctgcagcaCGTGGGCAGCCTGACCCCGGATCGCAGCGTCACCCCCACCTTCGAGCTGTCCGTCGTGTTCAAGGCTGACGTCGAGGGCTGGCCTGCTCTGAAGCAGCTGTTCGCCACTGACAAGGCACTCCGGCTCTGTCCTGGCTACAGACTGGTCAAAAGGAAGCTCTACTCCTCTGCTAGTCCTGTCATAAGAGACTTAATTTAG
- the LOC111852991 gene encoding dnaJ homolog subfamily C member 18-like yields MDKEESDRLIEKAKLCLRSGRRSTALHLLYEAQKLCPSTRARALIDTIVSNGGAAGDRRHRDGESHWHDPRQPCKEQNGSSCAGADAKGYAEEQLQGVLRIKNCKDYYEILGVGKDASDEDLKKAYRKLALQFHPDKNCAPGATDAFKAIGNAYAVLCNPEKRKQYDQYGERMTTKSAATRTSGQSHHSHRRNVYRDFEADISPEELFNIFFGGRFPTGNIHVYANRRASYGHYYNPWPRHRNERREEEEAEETDSNNHSQNSFTALLQLLPVLVLILISVVTQLMHTSPSYSLFYNPSLGLVVSRETQHLGAPYYVSQGFQKEYKGVSLWELEKSIESSYMEHLQSSCMKEKQQKSDLANLGRLYRDERLKQKADSMKLDDCEKLQRLVARARGE; encoded by the exons ATGGACAAAGAGGAATCTGACAGACTGATAGAAAAGGCGAAACTGTGTCTTCGATCCGGACGGAGATCTACAGCGCTGCATTTACTGTATGAAGCTCAGAAACTGTGTCCCAGCACCCGAGCTAGAG CCCTTATCGATACCATCGTGAGCAACGGCGGCGCGGCTGGCGACAGGAGGCACCGTGACGGCGAGAGTCACTGGCACGATCCGCGGCAGCCCTGCAAGGAGCAAAATGGGAGTAGCTGCGCAGGCGCAGATGCAAAAGGCTACGCGGAGGAGCAGCTGCAGGGGGTGCTGAG AATAAAGAATTGTAAGGACTACTATGAGATTCTGGGTGTGGGAAAAGATGCCAGCGACGAGGACCTGAAGAAGGCCTACAGGAAGCTGGCCCTCCAGTTTCACCCTGACAAAAACTGTGCCCCAGGAGCAACAGATGCTTTCAAAG CAATCGGGAATGCGTATGCCGTGCTGTGCAACCCAGAGAAGCGGAAACAGTACGACCAGTACGGTGAGAGGATGACTACCAAGTCCGCGGCGACCCGCACCTCCGGCCAGTCTCACCACAGCCACCGACGTAACGTCTACCGGGATTTTGAGGCAGACATATCCCCGGAAGAGCtcttcaatattttttttgggggcAGATTCCCTACAG GTAACATCCACGTCTACGCCAACCGCAGGGCCTCCTACGGCCATTATTACAACCCTTGGCCACGACATAGAAATGAGAgaagggaggaagaggaggcagagGAGACAGACAGTAACAACCACAGTCAG AACTCCTTCACTGCCTTACTGCAGCTGCTTCCCGTGCTGGTGCTCATTCTCATCTCCGTGGTAACCCAGCTGATGCATACCAGCCCCTCCTACAGCCTCTTCTACAATCC GTCTCTGGGCCTGGTGGTCTCCCGGGAGACGCAGCACCTGGGCGCCCCGTACTACGTGAGCCAGGGCTTCCAGAAGGAGTACAAGGGGGTCTCGCTTTGGGAGCTGGAGAAATCCATCGAGAGCAGCTATATGGAGCACCTGCAGAGCAGCTGCATGAAGGAGAAGCAGCAGA AGTCCGACTTGGCCAATCTGGGCCGTCTGTATCGCGATGAGCGGCTGAAGCAGAAGGCGGACTCCATGAAGTTGGACGACTGCGAGAAGCTGCAGCGCCTGGTGGCACGAGCGAGGGGCGAgtaa